A section of the Citrus sinensis cultivar Valencia sweet orange chromosome 8, DVS_A1.0, whole genome shotgun sequence genome encodes:
- the LOC102608180 gene encoding vicilin-like seed storage protein At2g28490 codes for MRNLVTFLLLGLALCHALTMVMGYRGDEEEDWLREREREEEEQEREGRGRYPQGEDWFVLQDSRRVVQTEAGEMRVVRSPGGRILDRQLHMGFITMEPKSLFVPQYIDSSLIIFIRRGEAKVGNIYKDDLAERTLKTGDIYRISAGSAFYIVNTGEGQRLHIICSIDPAESLGLREFQSFFIAGGTDPTSILSGFGLETLSNAFNVSSEEVEEILSSQNQGPIVHLSDSHEPRSMWSKFLQLKEQERLRHMKRMVEPHPREQDEDGEEIKWSWRKLLTSVFGTENKKERGTRKAPDSYNLYNRNPDFKNNYGWSIAVDDSDYSPLRHSGIGVYLVNLTAGSMMAPHVNPTATEYGIVLRGSGRIQIVYPNGTAAMSRKVSEGDVFVVPRYFAFCQISSRTGPFEFFGFTTSARKNRPQFLVGASSLLRTLPNPELAVAFGVSEYRLRNFTDAQREAVILPTAGVAQPDKKEKMRTEFDKVPRVIKNFGNDMIMGFD; via the exons ATGAGGAATCTTGTTACCTTTTTGCTGCTGGGGTTGGCTTTATGCCATGCCCTGACCATGGTGATGGGTTATAGAGGAGATGAAGAGGAGGATTggttgagagaaagagaacGAGAAGAGGAGGAGCAAGAACGAGAAGGCAGAGGAAGATATCCACAAGGAGAGGACTGGTTCGTGTTGCAGGACTCGAGGCGTGTTGTGCAGACTGAAGCTGGAGAAATGAGAGTTGTGAGGAGTCCTGGAGGGAGAATTTTGGACAGGCAATTGCACATGGGCTTCATTACTATGGAGCCTAAATCCCTCTTTGTTCCTCAGTACATTGACTCCAGTTTGATCATCTTTATTCGCAGAG GGGAGGCTAAAGTTGGCAACATTTACAAAGATGATCTGGCAGAAAGGACTTTGAAGACTGGAGATATTTATCGGATTTCGGCAGGTTCAGCATTCTATATCGTGAACACGGGGGAGGGGCAGAGGCTTCATATAATTTGCAGCATCGATCCTGCTGAGAGCTTGGGATTGAGAGAATTCcag TCATTCTTCATTGCCGGAGGAACAGATCCCACATCAATTCTTTCTGGATTCGGTCTTGAGACTCTCTCAAATGCTTTCAAT GTCAGTAGTGAAGAAGTTGAGGAGATCTTGAGCAGTCAAAATCAGGGTCCAATCGTGCACCTGTCCGATTCTCATGAGCCAAGAAGCATGTGGTCAAAATTCTTGCAGTTGAAAGAACAAGAAAGATTACGACACATGAAGAGAATGGTGGAGCCCCACCCTCGAGAACAAGATGAAGACggagaagaaataaaatggtcATGGAGGAAACTCTTGACGTCAGTATTCGGGACCGAAAACAAGAAAGAACGAGGAACCCGAAAAGCACCAGATTCATACAACCTCTACAACCGAAACCCTGACTTTAAGAACAACTATGGATGGAGCATTGCCGTCGATGACTCCGATTATTCCCCTCTCAGACACTCTGGCATCGGTGTTTATCTTGTCAATCTCACCGCG GGGTCGATGATGGCGCCACATGTGAATCCGACAGCAACGGAATACGGCATTGTACTGAGGGGAAGTGGAAGAATTCAGATTGTTTATCCAAACGGAACGGCAGCGATGAGCAGAAAAGTGAGTGAAGGGGACGTGTTTGTGGTACCGAGGTACTTTGCTTTCTGCCAGATTTCATCAAGAACAGGGCCGTTTGAGTTCTTTGGATTCACCACATCAGCGCGCAAGAACAGGCCGCAGTTCCTTGTGGGTGCAAGCTCACTTCTCCGAACTCTGCCTAATCCTGAGCTTGCAGTTGCTTTCGGAGTGAGTGAGTATAGGCTTAGAAACTTTACTGATGCTCAGCGTGAAGCTGTTATCTTGCCAACAGCGGGCGTGGCGCAGCCGGATAAGAAAGAGAAGATGAGGACTGAATTTGATAAGGTGCCGAGGGTGATTAAGAACTTTGGTAATGATATGATTATGGGGTTTGATTGA
- the LOC102618279 gene encoding exonuclease V, chloroplastic, with protein sequence MSGSHADSTQSQDVNSANVTPDIPIEIVSEEEMALIDAALAAPRCCSPSSSLSFASQLQRNARFIHFISFLSKRSFSGRTESDIEDLGHLGMTQKRNIIAKSLLDRFRKNRALSVTDVTDTEWCEKKMEFNLLFGSKKVNKVMKVGRARHAELEKEVTKKVKVRVRSTEDIWAVKLFNSITGVNQLLFEGLTRELPILGFIKGVWMVGVIDEIQMPVKETARNPILVDTKTRAQYTLPAESQKRNGRLQLMCYKYMWDNLAADNFPSMQFYDFFSLNSDCILSEEIIEKTSNAGFPAKTLGDLVKYFRNMWNMLPASHNQLLLRYEFQKDQSLLGEEKFAYDYDLFNSQIEVCLEFWKGEREASFTPLEDRWKCRYCQFESVCPAVLKPEITPIPSQTDCNNTPS encoded by the exons atgtccGGGTCACACGCCGACTCAACCCAGTCTCAGGACGTTAATAGTGCGAATGTGACACCCGATATCCCAATTGAGATCGTGAGCGAAGAAGAGATGGCTCTCATTGATGCAGCCTTAGCAGCACCTCGCTGCTGTtccccatcatcatcattatcatttgCTTCGCAATTACAACGAAACGCGAGGTTCATTCACTTTATTAGTTTTCTTTCTAAGAGGTCGTTTTCGGGTCGAACTGAATCCGATATTGAGGATTTGGGTCATTTGGGGATGACCCAGAAGAGGAATATAATTGCTAAATCGTTATTGGATCGGTTTAGGAAGAACAGAGCGTTGTCTGTTACTGATGTGACTGACACG GAATGGTgcgaaaagaaaatggaatttAATCTCCTCTTTGGCAGTAAAAAGGTTAATAAAGTTATGAAAGTAGGCCGTGCGCGTCATGCTGAACTTGAAAAAGAG GTCACTAAAAAAGTCAAAGTTCGTGTCCGGTCAACTGAAGATATATGGGCTGttaaactttttaattccataactGGCGTTAATCAATTATTGTTCGAGGGACTAACACGTGAGCTGCCAAT ATTAGGCTTTATAAAAGGTGTATGGATGGTGGGAGTGATTGATGAGATCCAGATGCCTGTGAAGGAAACTGCTAGAAACCCAATATTAGTGGATACAAAGACTCGAGCACAATACACACTTCCTGCTGAAtctcaaaaaagaaatggaag GCTTCAACTAATGTGCTACAAGTATATGTGGGACAATTTAGCGGCCGATAATTTTCCATCTATGCAGTTTTATGATTTCTTCTCCCTGAATTCTGATTGCATCTTGTCGGAAGAAATAATAGAGAAAACTTCCAATGCAGGTTTTCCAGCAaag ACCCTTGGTGACTTAGTAAAATACTTCAGAAATATGTGGAACATGCTGCCTGCTTCTCACAACCAGCTGTTACTGAG ATATGAGTTTCAAAAAGATCAGTCACTGCTCGGAGAAGAAAAATTTGCATACGATTATGATTTGTTCAATAGCCAAATTGAAGTTTGTCTTGAATTCTGGAAGGGTGAGCGAGAGGCCAGCTTCACTCCATTGGAAGATCGTTGGAAATGCCGCTATTGTCAATTTGAGTCCGTGTGCCCTGCCGTTTTAAAGCCTGAAATCACGCCTATTCCCTCGCAGACAGACTGTAATAATACACCGAgctag
- the LOC107178333 gene encoding tRNA ligase 1 — MLPEPELAAKDPKAGAYLKDKEMQSLSIVLAFRRFHGLAAVARFGLYRRGSGIDIKLTALVFDENMAALEVQLSADGENIKSAFPWTHSIVWSKDRASERQTNTDTLPELLAMGKATRIEINPPATVSGKLEFRDFDFHSHLQSQYDTFIKDLILNEESSNKND; from the exons ATGCTACCTGAGCCTGAG TTGGCTGCAAAGGATCCGAAAGCTGGTGCCTATCTAAAAGACAAAGAGATGCAAAGCCTGTCAATTGTTCTTGCTTTCAGGAGATTTCACGGTCTTGCAGCTGTAGCCAGATTTGGACTCTATCGCCGTGGAAGTGGTATAGATATAAAACTAACAGCACTGGTGTTCGATGAGAATATGGCTGCACTGGAGGTTCAACTTTCTGCTGATGGCGAGAATATTAAATCTGCATTCCCCTGGACTCACAGTATCGTGTGGAGTAAAGATAGAGCTTCGGAGAGGCAAACCAACACTGACACGTTGCCGGAGTTGCTTGCTATGGGAAAGGCCACCCGTATTGAAATCAACCCTCCGGCAACAGTTTCTGGAAAACTCGAATTCCGTGACTTTGATTTCCATTCTCACCTCCAATCCCAGTATGATACTTTCATCAAAGATCTCATCCTCAACGAAGAATCATCGAATAAAAATGATTAG
- the LOC127899422 gene encoding uncharacterized protein LOC127899422: MSLDEVYEAIKDRGLLCLPAPITKPSSMRDRGRYCKFHGTYGYTTADCRDLKTQVEDLVRNRYLEEFIDETFPMVASTNEGEQSDRNLRREQPTVRVIAGGPTLAGDSNRSRKNYARYAMTSKEVFFNTPAAKRARVRQVPIMWTDEDEEGILYPHEDTLVIKATVASKKFDRILVDTGSSVDVLFKSTLEEMGIADRKLEYTNTSLKGFGGGKLIPLGMVELPITIGSSPTERTMMLDFVVVDEEGPYQMILGRPFLRMSKAQVHVKSKPAINGTSRNVIHLKL, from the exons ATGTCCCTAGATGAGGTGTATGAAGCCATAAAGGATCGAGGGCTGCTGTGCCTCCCTGCCCCAATAACAAAGCCATCCAGCATGAGGGATAGGGGACGctattgtaagttccatggcactTATGGCTACACCACAGCAGATTGCAGGgatctcaagacccaggttgaagatttggtgagaaatcgaTATCTGGAGGAGTTTATAGATGAGACATTCCCAATGGTAGCCTCAACAAAtgaaggggagcagagtgaCAGGAATTTGAGGCGCGAGCAGCCTACAGTAAGGGTGATAGCTGGGGGCCCAACATTGGCTGGAGATTCCAACAGGTCGAGGAAAAATTATGCTAGATACGCCATGACCAGCAAAGAGGTATtcttcaacaccccagcagccaaacgtGCAAGAGTTaggcaagtgccaatcatgtggacagatgaggatgaggaagggATTTTATACCCTCACGAGGATACTTTGGTCATCAAGGCCACTGTtgctagcaagaagtttgacaGGATACTAGTTGACACAGGGAGCTCAGTTGACGTATTGTTTAAGTCAACCCTAGAGGAGATGGGAATAGCAGACCGGAAGCTGGAATATACCAACACCTCCTTGAAAGGGTTTGGAGGAGGAAAGCTGATCCCTCTGGGCATGGTCGAGCTGCCTATCACAATTGGGAGCTCCCCGACAGAAAGGACAATGATGCTGGACTTTGTGGTGGTAGACGAAGAAGgcccttaccagatgatcctaggCCGGCCATTTCTgaggatgagcaaagcg CAAGTTCATGTAAAATCAAAACCTGCAATTAATGGAACGTCGAGGAATGTCATTCACTTGAAACTGTGA
- the LOC107178335 gene encoding uncharacterized protein LOC107178335, with product MSESSENLKTHENPSLLKTIPPPLPGDRSTKKACFRSHGMDADNPPPLSFKDALMPHTQQRSFDNTEMDDEWEFELGDVIVGDDGAMPTINFSQQIHEKLVKPWQNSVVVKLLGRNIGYKVLFNRLKVMWHMISDFSVIDLENNYYLIRLNSFEDAVCALTEGPWVIFGHYLTVQPWTPSFDSTITEVDSAVVWIRLPGMAFHLYDKRVLRKIGQLVGNVIKIDYRTELRERGKLARIAIRVSLTQPLVSRFNLDGRIQKVEYEGLPIICYQCGKYGHNSTACLHKQTSNGINETTPENNPLENVSFDKIGVPTVANSSSERFGPWMVVERKGRARPVVDKENITDLERNQRKNFNTTSRFAALSDDHDTPTTEELVVQNPTHVPPQEPTTSITNHFHNRKTTALKTSRILKPHHHLSKGKQVVKPQFPKPKPLHPTASSSMHETLRPHFTKILSHNTNDPSPSHLRHTPSDPIEFTFNLTTLDPTKHTAVTLPIRRQAIARQPPSEKIIAKSA from the coding sequence ATGTCGGAAAGCTCTGAAAACCTCAAAACCCATGAAAACCCTAGTTTACTTAAAACGATTCCACCACCGCTGCCCGGGGATCGTTCTACCAAAAAGGCTTGTTTTCGCAGCCATGGTATGGATGCGGATAACCCTCCGCCGCTATCTTTCAAGGATGCACTCATGCCCCATACTCAACAGAGAAGTTTCGATAATACTGAGATGGATGACGAGTGGGAATTTGAACTTGGAGACGTAATTGTTGGGGACGATGGTGCCATGCCAACTATTAATTTTTCCCAACAAATCCATGAGAAATTAGTTAAACCGTGGCAAAACTCTGTGGTGGTAAAGTTGTTGGGGAGGAATATAGGCTATAAGGTTTTGTTCAATCGGCTAAAGGTCATGTGGCATATGATTTCGGATTTTTCAGTAATCGACcttgaaaataattactatttaaTACGGCTTAACTCATTCGAGGATGCCGTTTGTGCATTAACTGAGGGACCATGGGTAATTTTTGGACATTATCTAACAGTCCAACCTTGGACTCCCAGCTTTGATAGCACCATTACAGAGGTTGATTCTGCAGTTGTTTGGATTCGTTTGCCTGGAATGGCTTTCCACTTATATGATAAGCGTGTCCTAAGAAAGATTGGACAACTTGTGGGTAATGTCATTAAGATTGATTATCGAACTGAATTGCGGGAAAGGGGCAAATTAGCTAGGATTGCTATTCGTGTCTCTCTTACTCAGCCGTTGGTGTCTCGGTTTAACTTGGACGGAAGGATTCAGAAGGTTGAATATGAAGGGCTGCCAATCATATGCTACCAATGTGGTAAGTATGGTCACAACAGCACGGCTTGCTTGCATAAACAAACTTCGAATGGGATAAACGAGACAACCCCTGAGAACAATCCACTAGAGAATGTATCATTTGATAAGATCGGTGTACCGACTGTGGCCAACAGCAGCAGTGAGAGATTTGGCCCATGGATGGTTGTGGAGCGAAAAGGGAGAGCTAGACCAGTTGTGGATAAGGAGAACATTACGGATTTGGAAAGGAATCAGCGCAAGAATTTCAATACTACCTCTCGTTTTGCTGCCTTATCTGACGATCATGATACACCAACTACAGAGGAGCTTGTTGTTCAGAACCCCACACACGTCCCTCCCCAGGAACCAACCACATCCATTACCAATCACTTCCACAATCGAAAAACCACTGCTTTGAAAACCTCTCGCATCTTAAAACCCCATCACCATCTATCTAAAGGAAAGCAAGTGGTAAAACCACAATTTCCGAAACCTAAACCACTGCACCCTACCGCATCCAGTTCCATGCACGAAACTTTACGTCCCCATTTCACCAAAATCCTATCCCATAATACTAATGACCCCAGCCCGAGCCACTTGAGACATACTCCTAGTGATCCCATTGAATTTACCTTCAACTTGACAACTCTTGATCCCACAAAACATACGGCTGTCACATTACCTATTAGAAGACAGGCCATTGCAAGACAACCACCcagtgaaaaaattattgccAAATCTGCATAG